The DNA sequence ACAGGGGAGCAATAAGGAATTTCCTGAAATGAATAATCTGGAAACGAAAGATTACAAATTGACTCCAATTGAAAGAAATCGATATAAAATCGAAGTTAACTCCTTTGAATTCAAAAAAGAACATGCTAAAAAGATCGATGGTTGCTATTTCAGCGGACCGCAGCAATCCTGGGTGATGCCGCAAAGTGAAAAATGTTTAAAACAGTTTTTGGCATTATTTCCACATAAGAATATCAATCCTCGACAAAAAGCAATTCAAGACATGATTGATCAGCTGACAGTAAAGCGCTACAGCGAAAATACGATAACAGTTTACAGAGATCACATAATCAGGTTTTTTGATCATTTTCCTAAAACTGAGCCTTCCCAACTTAGCGATGAAAACGTAAAAGAGTATATTCTTTATCTACTAAAAACAAAGAAAATTTCACTTTCTTATCAGAAACAGGCAATAAGTGCTATAAAATTTTATTTTGAAAAAATCCTGCGGAGAGAAACTAAGAAGTATTACTTTGAAATGCCGAGAAGTGAGGAAAGAAAACTTCCAGTTGTATTAAGTAAGAGGGAAGTGAAAAAGATTCTGGATTGTACACAAAATTTGAAACATAAAACTATATTATCCACAATTTATTCGGCAGGATTAAGATTGAGTGAAGTTGTGAACTTGAAAATTGCT is a window from the Candidatus Cloacimonadota bacterium genome containing:
- a CDS encoding site-specific integrase, encoding MNNLETKDYKLTPIERNRYKIEVNSFEFKKEHAKKIDGCYFSGPQQSWVMPQSEKCLKQFLALFPHKNINPRQKAIQDMIDQLTVKRYSENTITVYRDHIIRFFDHFPKTEPSQLSDENVKEYILYLLKTKKISLSYQKQAISAIKFYFEKILRRETKKYYFEMPRSEERKLPVVLSKREVKKILDCTQNLKHKTILSTIYSAGLRLSEVVNLKIADIDSERKLIYVRGGKGKKDRITILADELLSLLRKYFRIYKPKVWLFENNSHKQYSKHTIQTIFYRALNNTNIDKKASVHTLRHSFATHLLEQGEDLRYIQKILGHKNVKTTEIYTHITKTGTSKVISPLDDLGFDAEE